In Gimesia panareensis, the genomic window GCTCAGAAAGCAGTTCCCGCTGACGGCAAAGTACACGAACTGAGCTTCACGATTCCGGTGAAACAGAGCAGCTGGATTGCCCTGCGTCAGTTCCCCCAGCTGCATACCAACCCGGTGAATGTAATTGTCGATCAACGGCCCATTCGTGCCTCACGGGAGAGCGCGCTCTGGTGTGCTGAAACGATCAAGCTACTCTGGAAAAACCGTCATCAGATCATCGCGGAACGCGAACGACCCGCAGCCGAGCAGGCGTATCAGCGGGCGATTCAAAGCTACCTGCAGCGGGCGCAGGAAGCGACTCAGTTTGATTGAGCGGGTATTGGTTTACTTACGACGCTCGGGCGGAAGCGTTGCTTTCTGCTTCTGAACCCGTGAACGCTGCAGCAGTTTTTTGCCAATTACGACTGTGGCAGCGAAGAGCGCAATTGCAGCAAATGGGATCAGGTGAACCGGCTCGGTAAAGTAATGCAGAATTCCATGCGGATTAGTAGTCTGGCTGGTACCATGACCGGGATGCGCGAAAAGCAGGGAACTGTGAGTCAGGGTGACGAGCATCACCAGAGCGAGTTTGATACGATTCATAGCTTAAACACTTTCTGAAAGCAGAGTCAGCAGGGTAGAGAACGATTCCTGCCAGAGGGATCATTTTAGAATAATCGGCTTGCGGGCTCAAGCGATGTTGCAGGTATGTTTAACGGGATTTGAGCTTACTCTGTAGATCCTCGATCGCATCCGAATAAACATCCAGCACAGCCGCCCGTTCCTGCGGGTCAGCGAAGAGAAACTGACTGGCGATTTTTTTCCGGTTCTCCTGCATTTCCGCAAGATACGCCCGAGCCTGATCGAGGTCAAACCGCGATTGCGCTTTCCATTTCAGGTAGACGGGACTGGTGTGGGAAAAGAGTTCACGTCCATACTCGTTGAAGGGTGTCTGGCGCTGCCGCTTTGGGTCTTTGGGGACAGAGGGCGAAGGCGTTCGAACTGCGATCCAGCCCGGCTCAGTAGTTTCCAGAGTGAAATCAATCTGTGATTCAAAATGGTTCTGCACCGGTTTTGTGTTCTGCGCCTTGATGACGGTGCCGTTATGGATCAGTTCCAGCCGCTGGAAATCAATCCGTCCCCGGCCTGTCGCCCGAATCCTCACACTGTTCTGATCGGGCGTGAGTTCAATCTGATCCCCGATGGATTTCCCGTCTACGTGCAGATCGAGCAGCGGACCATTGGTGATGAAAGTCCGCCCGGCTCTCAGGCTTTCCAGCCACGTCGTCGTGGTGAGTGGCTTCTGCAGCCGGGCATAAACGCGCGAGAAGTCGTACTGGAACCAGTCGGTCCCGGTTGAAAACGGGACCCGGCAGCCGGCGTTCAGATATGGGTAGTAGCTGTCTTCGTATGTGCTCCGCGTTCCACCATCAAAGATATTCAAAGCGTGCACGCGGCCTTGCATGAAATTGGGTGTCGATTCCAGACCCCACGCATTATGGCACCAGATCACGGTCGCCTTGTCAGCGAGGGCAGTCTGAATTCCACGAGACAGGGGAATGCCGTCTGTTCCCTGTTTCATGATTCCGGGACCAATACTGACAGGCTGGATCAAACGCTGGATATCCAGCAGCATCACATGGCCGTACCCTTCGTCAAAACCCGAGCTGTTGTGCCGATGTTCTTCTCCCCAGCCGAACTGAACTCCGGCGGTCCGGGACAAATCCTGCAGGTCTGCTTTGGTGTAGCGATTCGAAATATAAGTTTTGTCGGCAATCGCCCGTTCCAGGTAGGAGACAAACACCAGATCCAGTCGATCTGCCGCCGGAATCTGGTTGAGATAGCGGTCACATTCCTGCCTGTTGAGTTTCATCAGGTGCAGGTGCGTATTGGCGGTTTTATATTCAGGGGAAAGGTTCGCGAAGCGTTTTATTGCGAGGGCGATGTTCTGCGTTGTTTTTCCCGTCAGATCAATTTCGGACCGGCTGAGTTCCGTTTCGAGGCCGGAGAAGGCTTCGAAAGTCAATTTGGTCTGGGGAACAGAAATCTGTACCTCACCAGGAACGACGGACCAGCTGTGAATGCCGGCTTGTTCTGACTCCGGACTGGAATTCACCCCGGTTCCCCGCGCGAGCAGTCCCGGGAGCGGGATCGGATTCCCCCGTGAATCACGGATGCGCAACATTCCGGGAACGATCCTGGACTGACCTGCCTGGGTTTCGGTGAGATTTAATGTAACCCGGCACTGCGGCACTTTTTCTGATGGTGTAGTGCCGGGCGCTGGTTTGTCGGGGATCTGCAGCAAAGCGAGGTCGGCAGTTGCAGAGTTGCCCCAGCAACAGATCAGCAGGCCGATCAGACGACAGAAGATCTTAGAGCGACAGCTGGGAGACGGACGCATCAGGAAAGTCCTCCGGGGAAGGAGTGTTGGCTGGAAGCAGATTCTGACCTTTCAAGAATACACCAGGCGCCTGGCAAGTGCAAAGGGGAGAGATGATCGGTGAAATAAAAAACGGTCTGACGGGGAATCCTCGTCAGACCGTGCTGGATGTCACAAATTCAAAATTGATTGAGCAGGGCTTATTCGAAGTTGGTGAGCTCACCACCGCGGATACTGGAGAGCGACCTGTAGACGCCTTCATCAATATTTTCTGAGATGAAGCGAACGCGTCCGTCTCCAAACAGGAACTGGGCGCCGCCTGTATGGTGGCTGCTGAAGTCGTCGATATGTGCTGCCGGATCATTCGGGGGATGGTCGGTGGCTCCCAGGGGACGCACATAGGTCTCTTCTCCCTGGGGAATCACACCCACCCAGGTGGAATACCAGCCCTGTTGGGGGTTCG contains:
- a CDS encoding CehA/McbA family metallohydrolase; amino-acid sequence: MRPSPSCRSKIFCRLIGLLICCWGNSATADLALLQIPDKPAPGTTPSEKVPQCRVTLNLTETQAGQSRIVPGMLRIRDSRGNPIPLPGLLARGTGVNSSPESEQAGIHSWSVVPGEVQISVPQTKLTFEAFSGLETELSRSEIDLTGKTTQNIALAIKRFANLSPEYKTANTHLHLMKLNRQECDRYLNQIPAADRLDLVFVSYLERAIADKTYISNRYTKADLQDLSRTAGVQFGWGEEHRHNSSGFDEGYGHVMLLDIQRLIQPVSIGPGIMKQGTDGIPLSRGIQTALADKATVIWCHNAWGLESTPNFMQGRVHALNIFDGGTRSTYEDSYYPYLNAGCRVPFSTGTDWFQYDFSRVYARLQKPLTTTTWLESLRAGRTFITNGPLLDLHVDGKSIGDQIELTPDQNSVRIRATGRGRIDFQRLELIHNGTVIKAQNTKPVQNHFESQIDFTLETTEPGWIAVRTPSPSVPKDPKRQRQTPFNEYGRELFSHTSPVYLKWKAQSRFDLDQARAYLAEMQENRKKIASQFLFADPQERAAVLDVYSDAIEDLQSKLKSR